From the Streptomonospora nanhaiensis genome, the window GCGCTCGCGGGCGCGGCAGGGGGTGCGGCGGTGCCGGGCCGCGCGCGGCGGCCGCGTCGTGGTCGGGAAGCGGCGGACTAGCGCTGGGCCATCGGCAGGGCGGCGTCGAGTTCGGCGCCCAGGAGCGGCCCGGCCAGGTGGGAGGAGCGGATGCGCACGCCGGTGACCCGGTCGGCCAGGGCCAGCACGGCGGCGCCGGGGTCGGTGGCGGGGGTCCGGCCGTCCAGGCCCACGGCGCCCATCTGCGCCACCAGGGCGTCGGGGCGGGTGCCCCGGCGCACCTGCGGCGCGCGGGCGTCGAAGAAGGTCTGGAGAACGCCGTCGATGACCCAGCGGAACTCATAGCGGTGGCCCATCAGCACCCGCACCGACACGAGTTCGGTCTCGGCCGACAGGGTGCGGTAGCACTCCGGCCGGGTCACGCGGCAGCCGGTGGGCTCGACGATCACGGTCCAGCCGTTGACCGACAGCGCGTGCACGGTCATCGGCGGACGCCCCTCAGCGCACAGCGCCGCCTCGACGGCCTCGGCGATGGGCAGGGAGCGCAGGTCGCGCTCGGCGACCCCCAGCCGCCCCAGCGCGGCGGCCTTGCTCAGCCCCCGCACATAGGAGAGGCAGTACGCTTCGGCGAGGTCCGGCTGGGTCTCCCGCAACCAGGCATAGTCGCGCGCGCACGCAACGGCCATCGGACTTCCCTTCACACATCCACGGGTCACGCTGTGGTGGCTGCTCTCTTCGTCGGGAACGACCGCCTTTATACCTCGGGTTCCCGCTGGCGCCGCCGCCAAGCGGACCGGTTCAGGCCACGCCCCGGCGGTTGGGAGGTCGCCGGGCGGGTACCGCAGGAGGCGCTCCCACCACGGCGACCCAGCCTACGCGCGCCGGCGGGGTGCCCCCGCACCGGGGACACCCCGCCGCGTGTCGCGCGCGCCACATGCGCCCCGACCCGGAGGATTTGCGAACGCCCTGGTCAGCGCCTGGTCAGTCGCTGGGCGACGGCGACTCCTCCGGTTCGGGGTGGCCGTCGATGTAGGAGCGGCCCGGTTCGGTCTCGCCGAGCAGTTGCGACACCGTGACCATGGTGTAACCCTTCTCGTCGAGCCGCTTGAGGATGTCGGGCACGGCGTCGATGGTGGTGTCGTGGATGTCGTGCATCAGCACGATGGACCCCGGGCGCGCGTCCTCCACCGCCCGGTCCGCCACCAGGCCGGGGTTGTGGTCGCGCCAGTCGTTGGTGTCGATGCTCCACAGGATCTGCGCCTGGCCCAGCCGCTCGGTGACCTCGTCGACCTGGCCGTCGGTGGCGCCGTAGGGCGGGCGCATCAGGTCCATGGTGTAGCCGGTCTCCCGGCGCACCAGCTCGTTGACCGTGGACAGCTCCTCGTCGATCTCGTCCTTGCCCACCGAGGTGAGGTCGGGGTGGTGGACCGTGTGGTTGGCGACCTCGTGGCCCTCGGCGTACTCCCGCCGCACGACGTCGGGGTGCTCGCGCACCGGGCCGCCGGTGACGAAGAACGTCGCCCGCGCGTCGTACTCGGCCAGCGCGTCCAGCAGTTCGGGCGTGCGCGCGCCCGGGCCGTCGTCGAACGTCAGCGCGATGCACTTGGACTCGGGGTCGGAGCAGTCGACCTCGGAGTCGGCGGCGGCCATCACGCCGGGCACCCCGCCCTCGGGCGGGCCGTCCTTGGGCGCGTTGGCCGCGCGGCCGATCCGGAACTCCGGCGTGACCACCACGGCGGCCGACCGCGCCCGCTCGCCGAACTCCGACAGCAGCGGCTCGGCGTCCTCGCGGGGCACCACCGCGTGCACCCGCCCGTCCTTGACCGGCGCGATCTGGCCCTCGTCGAACTCCACCACGAGGTCGCCGTCGGGGTTGAACCCGATAGAGTCGTAGAGCCGGGCGATGGGGTGCAGCGTGGAGACGTCCACCCCGTCCTCGTCCTTCAGCCGCTTCTTGACCTGCGCGTCGAGCCGGTCGAGCTGGCGCTGGCCGCCCAGCAGCTCGGTGGAGTAGGCCGTGTGGCCGGACTCGGTGTCGTACCAGTAGGTGGAGTAGCCGGTGCGCTCGCCCTCGCCGTCCTTCTCGCGCTGGGTCAGCCGGACCGCCATGACGCCCGGCCCGGCCACGCTCAGCTGCCAGTCGACGGTGTAGGACTTCGGGTCGTCGGCCGCGCCGGCGAAGTCGGCGGCGTCCTGCTCGGTGATCTCGGCCAGCCGCTCGGCGAACGGCCCGGCGTTGCGGACCGTGGGGTAGGCGACGTCGATCTCCACCCCGCCGTCCTTGCTCGCCGTGCGCTCCTCCGACAGCCCGGGCACGTGCTTGGTGTCGACCACCGTCAGTTCGTCGGCCTCGCCCGTGGCCGGCGTCGGCTCGGGCGCCTCGTCCCCCGAGGTCGGCCGCGCCTCATCGCCCGAGCAGGCGGTCAGGGCGAGCAGCGACAGCACGGCGGCGCCCGCGGCCGCGCGCAGGGCCGGTCCTGGGCGGGCGGCGCGCCGGCGCCGGTCAGAGGTCAACGGTTGCGGGCGCACGGGCTGGTTCCTCAATGGGTGAGCGTCCTTCGCGGTCCTGGGTTCAAGTGCCGGTGACTCTGTCGCCCCTGACAACCGGGCGAGTTCCGCGATTGATATATCAATTCGGACACGGTCCATCGGTCGAGCGTAAAAGGCGAAAAGCCAGGACAGGCAACAGAGAGCGTCATGATGCGGGCAACTACGGCAAGGTTTGTTCATCCCACGCGAATCGGTCGCGGGCCGGGGAGCGGCTGAGCACCCGGGCGCGCCGTGGGCCGGCGCCCCGCCGGGCGCCCGCGGGCGTCATGACAGCCGCGCCCATCCTGCCAGCCGCGGCCCGGCTGCGCACGCCGAGCCGTGCGTGTCGCGGGGCCGACCGCGCGAATCCGCGCGCCGGCCGGCGCGTTGGGCACCGCCCGCACCGCGCCCCGGGGCGGCGCGAGGGCCGCGCCTATACTGGCGCTCGCGGTCGGTACACGCGCGCCCGGCGTGCGTGTCGTAAGAGGGAACCCGGTGCGAATCCGGGACTGCCCCGCAGCGGTAAGCGGGAACGAAAGCCGTCATCGGCACTGGGCGCCGCAGGCGCCTGGGAAGCGACGGCCGGTAGGAGGACGCGGCCAGGATCGGCCGCCTCCGCGCCCGCGAGTCCGAAGACCTGCCACCGCCCGTGGCCGCGCCCCGCGCCCACGGCTGGGTCCGTGCGCCCCGAGGGAGGGCCAGGGCGGTGCGTCGGCGTGCCCGTGCGCGCCCTCCCCCTCCCCTCGGGACGCCAGCGGTCCCGCAGGCTGATCGACGAGGGAGAGAACACGCCGACCATGACCACCACCGCCGTCCACGGCTACCCCCGTATCGGGCCCGACCGCGAGCTGAAGAAGGCGAGCGAGGCCTACTGGGCCGGGCGCATCGGCGCCGCCGACCTCGACGCCGCGGCCGCCCGGCTGCGCCGCGGCGTCTGGGAGACCCTGCGCGACGCCGGCGTCACCGCCGTCTGCTCCAACACCTTCTCCTACTACGACCACGTGCTCGACCACGCCGTGCTGTTCGACCTGGTCCCCGAGCGGTTCCGCCCCCTGGTGGACGCCGCCGGCGACCGCGACGCCGAACTGCGCGCCTACTTCGCCATGGCCCGGGGCACCGACCACCTCGCGCCCATGGAGATGACCAAGTGGTTCGACACCAACTACCACTACCTGGTCCCCGAGCTGTCGCCGGCCACCCGGCCGCGCCTGGCCGGCCGCAAGCCGCTGGCCGAGTACACCCAGGCGCGCGGCCTGGGAATCCCCACCCGCCCGGTGCTGGTGGGCCCGCTCACCCTCCTGCTGCTGGCCAAGCCCGCCCCCGGCGCCCCCGCCGGCTGGCGGCCCCTGGAGCTGCTGGACGAGCTGGTGGAGTGCTACGCCGAACTGCTGGGCCTGCTGCGGGCGGCCGGCGCGGCGTCGGTGCAGCTGGACGAGCCGGTGCTGGCCACCGACGAGGGCCGCGCCGAGACCGCCGCGCTGGAGCGCGCCTACACGCGCCTGGGCGGCCTGGCGAAGCGCCCCGGCCTGGTGGTGTCCACCTACTTCGGCGCCGTGGGACCGGCCGTCCTGGAGGCGCTCAAGCGCACCCCGGTCGAGGCGGTGGGCCTGGACCTGGTCAGCGGCCCGGAGTCGGTCGAGGACCTGGCCCGGGTGTCGGGGCTGGGCGGCAAGACGCTCGTGGCCGGGGTGGTCGACGGCCGCAACGTGTGGCGCTGCGACCTGCCGCGCGCCCTGGCCGCGCTGGGCTCCCTGCTCGGGCTGGCGCGCGAGGTCGAGGTGAGCACCTCCTGCTCGCTGCTGCACGTGCCCATCGACCTGGCCGCCGAGCCCGGCCTGGACCCCGCGCTGCGCGAGCGCCTGGCGTTCGCCCGGCAGAAGGTGGACGAGGTCGTGCTGCTGGGCCGGGCGCTGTCGGAGGGCGACGCCGAGGCCGCGGCCCGGCTGGAGGCCGCCCGCGCGCCCCGGCCCGCCCCGGCGGTCGACGCGCGGGTGCGCGCCCGCCTGGACGCCTTGGGGGAGTCGGCCGAGCGCGCCGGCGAGCAGCGGCGCGGCGCGCCCGGACGCGAGCCGCTGCTGCCCACCACCACCATCGGGTCCTTCCCGCAGACCCCCGAGGTGCGGCGGGCGCGGGCCGACCACCGGGCCGGGCGGATCGACGACGCCGAGTACACCCGGCTGATGCGCGCCGAGATCGACCGGGTGATCGCGCTCCAGGAGGACATCGGCCTGGACGTGCTGGTGCACGGCGAACCCGAGCGCAACGACATGGTGCAGTACTTCGCCGAGCGGCTCGACGGGTTCGCCACCACGACCAACGGCTGGGTGCAGTCCTACGGGTCGCGCTGCGTGCGCCCGCCCATCCTGCACGGCGACGTCGCGCGGCCCGCGCCGATGACGGTGGGGTGGACCACCTACGCCCAGTCGCGCACCGCCAAGCCGGTCAAGGGCATGCTGACCGGCCCGGTCACCATGCTGGCGTGGTCGTTTGTGCGCGACGACCAGCCGCTGGGCGACACCGCCCGCCAGGTGGCGCTGGCGCTGCGCGACGAGATCGCCGACCTGGAGCGCGCGGGCATCCGGCACATCCAGGTGGACGAGGCGGCGCTGCGCGAGCTGCTGCCGCTGCGCGAGGAGCGCCGCGCCGACTACCTGGCGTGGGCCGTGGGCGCGTTCCGCCTGGCCACCTCCGGGGTGGCGGCGGGCACCCGCATCCACACCCACATGTGCTATTCGGAGTTCGGCCGCATCGTGGGGGCGATCGAGGCGCTGGACGCCGACGTCACCAGCGTCGAGGCGGCGCGCTCGCACATGGAGCTGGTGGGCGACCTGGCGGCGGCCGGCTACCGGCGGGGGATCGGCCCGGGCGTCTACGACATCCACTCACCGCGCGTGCCCTCGGTGGAGGAGATCGAGGCGGCGCTGCGGGCCGCGCTGCGGGCGGTGCCGCCCGAGCGGCTGTGGGTCAACCCCGACTGCGGCCTGAAGACCCGCTCCTACGCCGAGGTGGAGCCGAGCCTGCGCAACATGGTGGCGGCCGCGCGGCGGGTCCGCGCCGACCTGGCGGGCACGGCGTCCGGGGCGGCCGGCTGACGCGCTGAGCGGGGCGCCGTCCGGGGCGGCCGGCCCCGGACGGCCCCGCACAGCACAGCGGGGGCGCGGCCCGCGGCCGCGCCCCCGCGCCCGACGCCCGTGGTGTGCGGGCGGCGGGCTCAGCCGCCGACCGGGCCCAGGGCCTCCTCGCCGAGCTGGTGCATCATGTCCTCGACGTCGGAGAACTCCAGCGGAGGCGGCGTGTCCTCCGAGGCGCTGAGGCCCGGGGACAGCGAGTAGCGGATCTCGATGTTCATGTTCTCCTTGCGGATGAGCATCGTCGCCACCGAGTCCTGCGTGGTGAGGATGACCTCCGTGGAGAAGACCAGCTTGGCCTCGTCGCCGAGGTCCACGTCCTCCTCGTTGTGGACTTCCAGCTCGCTGAAGCTGCCGCTCTCGTCGGTGACGTAGTCCAGGTTGGTCTGGAACTCCTCCTTGGCGCCCTCGACGGAGTCCGAACCCGCGTAAGGGGTCTGGTAGGTCAGCGTGACGCCGCCGTAGGTCTCGCCCTCGCCGTCGACGTACCAGTTGCAGGACGAGGAGGAGTCGGTGAGGCTCTTGCTGCCGTCCTCGATGCCGTACTGCGACAGCGTGCCGTCGGAGATCGCGCTGCAGGGGTCCTCGGGCAGAGCGTAGGGCGGACCGCCCGCGGCCGGCTCGGTGGACTCCTCGGGCGGGGCGTCGGTGGTCTGCTCCTGGGAGGGCGCCGTGGAGGGGTCGGGCACCGGCGGCGGGTCCTCGGGGTTGCGCAGCAGCACCACGAGCACCGCGATCACCAGGGCGACGATGACCACGCCGCCGCCGATGACCACGAACAGCCCGGCGTTGCTCTTCTTGGGGGGCTGCTGGTAGCCGCCGGAGTCCATGGGGCCGGGGCCGTAGGGGGGCTGGCCGCCTCCAGAGAACATCTGCTGGTCGGCCGGCTGCTGGAACTGCGGTCCGCCCTGCGGGCCGTAGCCGGGACCGTAGCCCCCCTGGCCGGCTCCGGGGTCGCCGCCGTAGGGCCCCTGGGGGCCCTGCGGGCCCTGGGGCGACGGGTAGGGGCCGCTCCCGTAGGGCTGGCCGGGGTAGGGGGCACCCTGTTCGGGACCGGGCTGGCCGTAGTTGCCGCCGTAGGGCGGCTGCTGCCCGCCGGTTCCGCCCTCGCCTTCCGGATACTGCGGAGGCTGTGTGTAGGGTCCGTTGTCGCTCATGACTCCCCTCGCGCCAGCTTTGCTTTAAACGCATTGTGAGACGCGCGTCGGCGCGCTTCCGGTTCCACCTGCCGCACACGATCCGCCGGGGGCGCCCGCGGGCGTTGCCGCGCTCCGCCGCACGGTGGCGCGGCGGCGCGGGCGGAACGTGACGTGACGACCCGCCCCTGGGGCGCGGGCGGCACCGCGCAAGCGGTGCGGGGCCGAGCGGGGGCAGGACGTTCGCATCCTAGCCACCGAGTGTGCCCCGCGAGGCCCCATGAACGGGACGAAAGGGCGAAGATCGTCACCGATTCGTGGTGGGAACGGGTTGTTCCGTTTCCCTGCGGGAATCCGCGGGCGGCGGCGATCGTTGCGCGATCGCAACCGGCGGACCGCCGCCGCGCGGGGGCGGCGGCTACGGTGGACGGCGACCCCTCCACCCGGTGTCCGCGCACCCGCCTCCGCGGGCCCGCGCGGTGGGAAGGCCGGCGATGAGCCCCACCGACCCCGCACCGCCGGACGACCCCGGCCCGCCCCGGCAGCGCCACGGGATCTTGGCCTGGACCGTCTTCGTCGCCGCGATCGCGGCGGTGCTGACCCTGATCACCGGCTGCCTGTCGGTGCTCTACGGCCCGCTGATCACCGGGGGCTGACAGCGCGGCCCGCAGCCGCGCCCGGCCGGGCCGGGCGGAGCCAAGAACCCCTAGAACATCGAGATGTGCACGTGGTCGAAGTGGTTCTCGGTGATGCTGCCGCGGTCGGACATGTCGCGCCAGCCCTCGTCGCCGCGGCGGACGTCCCAGATCTGCTGGCGGTAGATGATGTACATGATCCCCAGCCGCTCGGCGTTGTCCTGCGCCCACTTTGAGATGGCGTAGCCGCGGTCGATCTGGTCCTGTGAGGGCATCTCGCCGTTGGCGTTGAGCATGAAGTCGCAGGCGCGGCCCTTGGGGTGCTCGCCCACCACCCAGCCGCCCACGGGGCGGTAGCAGCCCACGCCGCCGGTCTCGGGGCTCTCGCCGAACTCCTCGATCACCAGCTCGCGCATCTGCTCGGTGCGCGGGGTGAGGTTGTAGGGGCCGCCCATCTCCTGGGCCGGGTAGTCGGCGATCAGCTCCTGCACCTCCGAGCGCCGGCTCTCCAGCTCCTCCAGGTCCTCCTCGGCGGCCTCCAGCTTCTCCTCGGCGTTGTCGCGCGCCTTCTCATCGCGCTCGATGGCCTGCTGGAGCCGGTCGATCTTGTCCTGGTTGGTGTTTGAGAGGTGGCCCACCAACTGGGCCTGGTCGAGGATCGACTGGGGGTCGTCCTCGACGAACATCGCCATGGCGGGGTCGATGCCGCCGTTGGCGTAGCTGGCCGCGGCGAGCTCGCGCACCTGCTCCCGGGCGTCGTCGACCTCCTCGCGGGTGGCGTCGGCGCGCTCCTCGGCGGCCTCGGCCGCCTCGATGACGCCCTCCATGTCGCGCAGCTCGCCCCGGTACTCCTCGCTCAGGGCGTCGGAGCGCTCGCGCAGCTCCTCCAGGCTCTCCACGGGCAGCGGCGCGGCCTGGCTCGCGGGAGAGGACGCCAGCCCTCCGGCCAGCACGCACGCCGCCAGGACGGCGGAGGCGGGCCGGCGGGGGCGGCCGGCGCGCACGGCGGGGTCGCGCGGGCACGGGGGGTCGGGGGCCCAGAAGTCGGCGAAGTCGCGCGCGCGGTCGGATCGGTCGGGTTCCACGAGGGTTCGCTCCTCGGCTGGCGCGCGGACCCGGGCGGAGCAGGGGGCCGCGCGCTGGGGTCGGTTGCTCGGGCCGGCCGCGGCGGTCGAAGGCGCGGGCACGGGCGAGCACCCGCGGGACGTGCGGGCGCGGGCCTCAGCAGGGTAGGGCACCGCACCGGGTTTGCCAATCGATCGGCCGCCCTTGGGCCGCCTCTGGATTCTACGGAAGCCCCGCCCCGCCCGGAGGTGCGGACGCGCCCGGTGGGGCGGGCGCGCCCGGTGGGGCGGGCGCGGCGCGCGGCGGCACCGGGCGCGGTGGGGCTTTTGTGGCGAACCTAACGCCCTGACCTCGCGCTGCGGCGTGGCATTTGGGCGGTCCTGTGGTTAGCTGGAGGACGTGCCCACGACAGACCGCCGCGACGTTGACCCCGGCCGCCGACCCGTAGTCGGCGGCGCGTGTCGGCGCTGTCGAATGCGCGGGCACTGTACCGGCTGAGGACCCCCTCCACCGTCTTCGCCCCCTTCCGCGATCCGGCGCCCCGGCCCCTCGGCCGCGCGCGACCGCCGGGTCCGCTCGCCGCGCCCCCGCCCGGACGCGTGCCCCACCGTTCCCCCGATGTCCCCTGACGTCCCATCATCCCGCCCGCGCACAGCCGTGCGCGCGGTGCGACAACGACGAGGAATCCCGTGATTGAGGCTGTGGGCCTGCACAAGGTCTACCGATTGAAGGGACGCGAGGTGCGCGCGCTCGACGGCGTGGACCTGCGCGTCGAGCAGGGCGAGGTCTACGGCGTCGTCGGCCAGAGCGGCGCCGGCAAGAGCACCCTGCTGCGCTGCGTCAACCTCCTGGAGCGCCCCACGTCGGGCACCGTCACGGTGGACGGCACCGAGCTGACCGCGCTGCGCGGCCCCCGGCTGCGCGCCGCGCGCCGCGGCATCGGCATGGTGCACCAGCACTTCGCGCTGCTGTCCTCGCGCACGGTCGCCGGCAACGTCGCCTTCCCGCTGGAGGTCGCCGGCATGGCCCGCGCCGAGCGGCGCCGCCGGGTGGGCGAGCTGCTGGAGCTGGTGGGGCTCTCGGACAAGGCCCGCGCCTACCCCGCCCAGCTCTCCGGCGGGCAGAAGCAGCGCGTGGGGATCGCCCGCGCGCTGGCGTCCAACCCCACCGTGCTGCTCAGCGACGAGGCGACCTCGGCGCTGGACCCCGCCACCACGGAGTCGATCCTCGACCTGCTGCGGGGGCTCAACCGCGAGCTGGGCCTGACCATCCTGCTGATCACCCACGAGATGGACGTGATCAAGCGGGTGTGCGACTCCGCGGCGATCCTCACCGGCGGGGCCGTGGAGGAGTCGGGCCGGGTCATCGACCTCATCGGGCGCCCGGGCTCGCTGCTGGCGCGCTCGCTGTTCCCCCTGCCCGCCACCGACCACCCCGACGCCGTGCACATCACCTACACCCGCTCCTACGACGAGCCGCTGATGTCGGAGCTGACCCGGCGCTACGACGTGGACGTCAACGTCCTGGGCGGGGCGATCGAGGAGGTGTCGGGCCACGCGGTGGGCCGGCTGGCCGTGCAGGTCAGCGGCGACCGCCGGGCCGACGCCCTGGCCTGGCTGAACGGAAAGGGACTGCTCGTGGAGGCCGCGCGATGACGGCTCTGATCGACGAGATCGTGCACCGGTGGCCCGAGATGGCCCCCCAGCTGTGGCTGGGCACGCTCGACACGGTGTACATGGTGGTGTGGTCGGCGCTGTTCGCGGTCCTGGGCGGCCTGCCCCTGGGCGTGCTGCTGGTGACCACCGACCGCGGCGGGCTCACCCCGGCGCCCGCGCTGCGCGCGGTGCTCAGCGCCGTCGTCAACGTGGGCCGCTCCCTGCCCTTCATCGTCCTCATGGTCGCGGTGCTGTCGCTGACCCGCCTGCTCACCGGCACCACGCTGGGTCCCACGGCCGCGATCGTGCCGCTGAGCATCGGCGCGATCCCGTTCTTCGCCCGGCTGGTGGAGACCGCCGTGCGCGAGGTCGACCGCAGCGTGGTCGAGGCCGCGCACGCCAT encodes:
- a CDS encoding coiled-coil domain-containing protein, with the protein product MEPDRSDRARDFADFWAPDPPCPRDPAVRAGRPRRPASAVLAACVLAGGLASSPASQAAPLPVESLEELRERSDALSEEYRGELRDMEGVIEAAEAAEERADATREEVDDAREQVRELAAASYANGGIDPAMAMFVEDDPQSILDQAQLVGHLSNTNQDKIDRLQQAIERDEKARDNAEEKLEAAEEDLEELESRRSEVQELIADYPAQEMGGPYNLTPRTEQMRELVIEEFGESPETGGVGCYRPVGGWVVGEHPKGRACDFMLNANGEMPSQDQIDRGYAISKWAQDNAERLGIMYIIYRQQIWDVRRGDEGWRDMSDRGSITENHFDHVHISMF
- a CDS encoding methionine ABC transporter ATP-binding protein, which produces MGLHKVYRLKGREVRALDGVDLRVEQGEVYGVVGQSGAGKSTLLRCVNLLERPTSGTVTVDGTELTALRGPRLRAARRGIGMVHQHFALLSSRTVAGNVAFPLEVAGMARAERRRRVGELLELVGLSDKARAYPAQLSGGQKQRVGIARALASNPTVLLSDEATSALDPATTESILDLLRGLNRELGLTILLITHEMDVIKRVCDSAAILTGGAVEESGRVIDLIGRPGSLLARSLFPLPATDHPDAVHITYTRSYDEPLMSELTRRYDVDVNVLGGAIEEVSGHAVGRLAVQVSGDRRADALAWLNGKGLLVEAAR
- a CDS encoding polysaccharide deacetylase family protein; the encoded protein is MRPQPLTSDRRRRAARPGPALRAAAGAAVLSLLALTACSGDEARPTSGDEAPEPTPATGEADELTVVDTKHVPGLSEERTASKDGGVEIDVAYPTVRNAGPFAERLAEITEQDAADFAGAADDPKSYTVDWQLSVAGPGVMAVRLTQREKDGEGERTGYSTYWYDTESGHTAYSTELLGGQRQLDRLDAQVKKRLKDEDGVDVSTLHPIARLYDSIGFNPDGDLVVEFDEGQIAPVKDGRVHAVVPREDAEPLLSEFGERARSAAVVVTPEFRIGRAANAPKDGPPEGGVPGVMAAADSEVDCSDPESKCIALTFDDGPGARTPELLDALAEYDARATFFVTGGPVREHPDVVRREYAEGHEVANHTVHHPDLTSVGKDEIDEELSTVNELVRRETGYTMDLMRPPYGATDGQVDEVTERLGQAQILWSIDTNDWRDHNPGLVADRAVEDARPGSIVLMHDIHDTTIDAVPDILKRLDEKGYTMVTVSQLLGETEPGRSYIDGHPEPEESPSPSD
- a CDS encoding DUF3558 family protein, translating into MSDNGPYTQPPQYPEGEGGTGGQQPPYGGNYGQPGPEQGAPYPGQPYGSGPYPSPQGPQGPQGPYGGDPGAGQGGYGPGYGPQGGPQFQQPADQQMFSGGGQPPYGPGPMDSGGYQQPPKKSNAGLFVVIGGGVVIVALVIAVLVVLLRNPEDPPPVPDPSTAPSQEQTTDAPPEESTEPAAGGPPYALPEDPCSAISDGTLSQYGIEDGSKSLTDSSSSCNWYVDGEGETYGGVTLTYQTPYAGSDSVEGAKEEFQTNLDYVTDESGSFSELEVHNEEDVDLGDEAKLVFSTEVILTTQDSVATMLIRKENMNIEIRYSLSPGLSASEDTPPPLEFSDVEDMMHQLGEEALGPVGG
- a CDS encoding methionine ABC transporter permease is translated as MTALIDEIVHRWPEMAPQLWLGTLDTVYMVVWSALFAVLGGLPLGVLLVTTDRGGLTPAPALRAVLSAVVNVGRSLPFIVLMVAVLSLTRLLTGTTLGPTAAIVPLSIGAIPFFARLVETAVREVDRSVVEAAHAMGAGKPTIVAKVLLPEALPGLVAGLVMTLVTLVSYSAMAGAIGGGGLGDIAIREGYQRFDDLYLWATVVLLVIVVQAAQSLGDLVIRRISHR
- a CDS encoding DUF6461 domain-containing protein → MAVACARDYAWLRETQPDLAEAYCLSYVRGLSKAAALGRLGVAERDLRSLPIAEAVEAALCAEGRPPMTVHALSVNGWTVIVEPTGCRVTRPECYRTLSAETELVSVRVLMGHRYEFRWVIDGVLQTFFDARAPQVRRGTRPDALVAQMGAVGLDGRTPATDPGAAVLALADRVTGVRIRSSHLAGPLLGAELDAALPMAQR
- the metE gene encoding 5-methyltetrahydropteroyltriglutamate--homocysteine S-methyltransferase; amino-acid sequence: MTTTAVHGYPRIGPDRELKKASEAYWAGRIGAADLDAAAARLRRGVWETLRDAGVTAVCSNTFSYYDHVLDHAVLFDLVPERFRPLVDAAGDRDAELRAYFAMARGTDHLAPMEMTKWFDTNYHYLVPELSPATRPRLAGRKPLAEYTQARGLGIPTRPVLVGPLTLLLLAKPAPGAPAGWRPLELLDELVECYAELLGLLRAAGAASVQLDEPVLATDEGRAETAALERAYTRLGGLAKRPGLVVSTYFGAVGPAVLEALKRTPVEAVGLDLVSGPESVEDLARVSGLGGKTLVAGVVDGRNVWRCDLPRALAALGSLLGLAREVEVSTSCSLLHVPIDLAAEPGLDPALRERLAFARQKVDEVVLLGRALSEGDAEAAARLEAARAPRPAPAVDARVRARLDALGESAERAGEQRRGAPGREPLLPTTTIGSFPQTPEVRRARADHRAGRIDDAEYTRLMRAEIDRVIALQEDIGLDVLVHGEPERNDMVQYFAERLDGFATTTNGWVQSYGSRCVRPPILHGDVARPAPMTVGWTTYAQSRTAKPVKGMLTGPVTMLAWSFVRDDQPLGDTARQVALALRDEIADLERAGIRHIQVDEAALRELLPLREERRADYLAWAVGAFRLATSGVAAGTRIHTHMCYSEFGRIVGAIEALDADVTSVEAARSHMELVGDLAAAGYRRGIGPGVYDIHSPRVPSVEEIEAALRAALRAVPPERLWVNPDCGLKTRSYAEVEPSLRNMVAAARRVRADLAGTASGAAG